The DNA region gatgtccaatcaattcaatttacaggtggactccaatcaacttctagaaacatctcaggaGAATTTAAACAAACAGGAAGTAGAATCACATGGAAACTGGAGCTTATCCAGGCAAATATAAGGGACaaagtaggaacaaaccctggatggggtgccagtcaaccgcagacactagggccagtttaggagcgccagtccacctaacctgcatgtcttgggaccatatatcatatacagtatacataagtAAAGGTCTCTTGTCTCTCAGGCCCAATTTTCACTGACTCGCCCCTGTCTCCCTGCTCCTCAGCTCCTCTCATCCTCCACCTCAGTGCTTTTGTCTCAAACAACCTGCACTGGCATCCTTGTCCCTGCCTCTTCATTTACTTCTCTTTGGTTCTGCGGTGGCCCAGCTGGGACACACTGCTGGCAAGGCAGAAGAGCTTACAAGTTAGGCCGTCAGATGTCCTCATGGCGATGGCGGGTTCACTGGCAAGGTAACTGGTGTGGTGTTGTCAGTATGGGCAGGCAAAGAAAACTCTGAAAGATGTGCAATTCTGGGTTGACCTAAAATGGAGGAATAGTAGGAGATGTTAGGTAGCCCACCAGATATAAGCCAATATCACATTATTTGACTACTGGTTGTGGGGTATGTCACATTTGCCGACTGCTCTTGTCACGAGACCATGTCAGTTTGAACGATTGAAACCAGCTGACCATGTCACACTTACTGACTGTGTGCTGGCCTTCCAGAAGAGTCATGCTCGCCTCTGTCTCAACAGCCAAAAGCGTGTTGCCTGATGCAGCTGGTGCTCTATGATGGGTTCAACCACAatctctgccattttttttttcttttttccattctgttgtggtacaaaaaacttgagacatcagacagaccagcttctcttctgtttttgaggtccaaaacacccgtgttccttattccttgtcactgcatCTACACATTGTATTTCCAGCCCTACGACCtgcagactagttggactgagtcattagcaatgtcacattacacgacggGCTTCTCAAAAAAGTGACTGCCTCCGACTCGCTAAGATTACGTTAATGAAATCTACAACTGTAAGTTGCTGGAAAAGTTGCGTAATGCAGTGTGGCTGTAGGTgtcagcagtgaggcccatatgcTGTCCGCGTTTCTCTGCTACCATTTATTGACTCAtaagagagagcaaaagaaaaaaatgacttggAGAATTGTAGTCAGTGAAAGGCAAACCAGGAGTCAACATGACCAAgaatcaaaagcaaaataaaaaccaaaaatcagagtcaaaaaaacaaagaacaagagCAGAGATTCAGTAACTGGGAAGGGAAACAACTGAATATTCCTTATCATAGCAAAACAAGGGTTTATCCATCAAACTTGGGTAACACGAGACTGCCCGGGAAGACCCTAAAACTGTTGCTTTGATGACATCACAAATGGTTGCattgcagtgtattctgggaaacgCTGTCAAGAAAATGGCTAATACAAATGGCTCTAAAAAATCAGTGCCCATCGAGAAAGCAAAATGGTGTCCTggcaaaatgtgaacaaaatataTTCTTCTAAAAAAAGCTAAATACACCAATTCTGACCAAATATTTGAGATTCTTGCACATGAAATCCTGAGATCCCATAGATATATGTCCAGCAATACAGTCAGAAAAGACataattcatttataaaaattagaCATCTCAACAATAGTGGTCAAGCAGCATGGGGTTTGTCGCTCCCAGGTCACTGGTTTAACTTCAAGCCACTCAGCTCAGCAGGCTTTAGAAAGGAGGCCTGAAGTTATCTCTGGGTTCTTCCTTGGAAGTAGTTACTGGTTGGGCCTTCTGGACATCTGTAGATGTCATGAATCAAGAGCACTCTAATAACAAAAAGAGAATGAGGTCTCTAAAAGCCCCATAAAACAGGCCAGGGCCTTCCCTAACCTGCCCAGAAAAAGCCACACCTAAGGTAACCTGACCCCAATATTTCCACTGGCTGGTTTTGGCCTAAAAGGGGATtttggcttcaaaagttcaaaacatCTGTAATATCCCAAAAACATGCTCTTGTAGGGACTGGTATTACAAAATGCCTCTGGCCAGAAAGGAGTAGATTAaagcaaaatctttaaaaacaaagctatttatttataaaatacaagaagaatgaaaatggcaagaaatgcaaaagaagacaaaaaaatagggTTTGTcgaagcaaacaagtcccaaatcagaatccaaaaaacaaaatccacaaaAGAGAAGCACGAGTCCAGTACATCAGTCCTCACTGTGAAGCCCACTCCAACGAGTCACTGAAGGGTCCACTCTCATCTTCAgactataaaggctgagggcggtccttcagcagtgacatcaggatggtggccccgcctcttagagTTCCACCCACACAGTACAAGGAACACAAGAGAACTGCGCAAAATACATAAGACCCTAAATAGTAGGTAATCaagacaaaatgaacaaaaaatacagaattacaataaacacatgaaaaataatacggtaaattaaaataaacaaagaaggtaCTAAACGTGAGAACAAACATAAGCCAGGAAACCCACTCTGGCTGAAATGTGCTTTCTTCTGCTCGTTTCTACTTCAGGGCCCCACACCTCATCACTGGTTTTTGAACTGGCCCTTATTTACCTGTCCAGTCTCCCAGGCCTCCTACTCTGCCCATCTTCTAACAGGTAGTTGCTCTGTGAAGAGGTGCCTACTTTACAGAACACAAGGCTATGGGTCAAGTCTAAAATGACAGTTGGGCACTTTTGGGAGAAAAAATGGCTTCACGACGTTCTACAAACACCAATCCATTTCCCAAACCTACtatatccagagcagggtcatggggaagctggaaACCATCCCAATGaatatcaccaattcacctaacctgctcaTCTCCAGATAGCGGGAGGACACAGGAACACCAGGATGGAACCTGAGCAAACaggaggagaacatacaaactccacacagggagcacccggTTCAGTTTGTGTTCAGTGAGTTTACCGGCTTGATCTTGTTTGATCTTCAGACATAGTCTTGTCGTTTAGAATGCTGCCACATATTCTTTAAACATGCCTAGGCATCCTGCCTCTGTTTTGGGGGGTCCTTACTGTTTTCTGCCTCCTACCTCTTTTCCTGTTTTTAATCCTGGGACCCTTGCTACTTGGGGTCAGACCTCCGACTTGTCTGAGACACATACGGCTTTACCCTTCTCAGCCCCTGTGGACTTTTGCCTCTTGGGCCCTGCACCACTGGTAGTGTTCCTTACACATCTCTAtagatttatagggtcattattgtcacctaTGAGTACGTGTACCTAGCATTTCTCTGTCTGTGCCTCTTGAACCTCACACTTCCATCCATCTTCATCTCTCAGGCCTTACATGTCTATGTCTCTCTGCAGCTTGAACCATATGCTTCCCTCGCTGTCGCTGTCACTTGGTCTTTCCGTTTCTCTATCCATCTCCAGCTCTTGGGTGTTGCACTATTCTGTCTCTCCCCTTGGAGCATTGTGTTTCTTAGTCGGTCTCTGCTTCTTAACCcttcttattttttcttgtaaaatGTCTTGAGGTGTGTAGACCTCTCAGGTATTTCATGCCTTTGTCTGTCTGGTTCTTGAGTTTAACACTTCTCCATCTCTGGGGTCTTCAAATGCTCTATTTGTCCCACTTTTCGCTTTTGGAGATCTACACTTCTCTATCTGTTTCTTAACCTCAGACTTCGATGGTTGCTTCTGTCACTCAGGTGCTGCACTTCTCTGTCTCAGGCCTCCACCCTCCTTGTCTGGCCAGAGCACCCTGCTTGTCTCCAAGTGTGGTGTAGTCTTCTCTGTGTCCCTATTTCACAGCTTGCTTCTACACCTCCTCTCCATTAGTTGTGCCACTGTGGTCCATCGCTCCATTGCTCTCTGTCAGTGACCATCACACATTATTGCTTACCTCTGTCTTGAAGGCCTGGCAGATCATTACTTGCTTCCATCTCTGCAGGCTCCAAGTTTTATCTCCTGCTTGTTCTCTTTTCTCAGGCCTCAGCCCTCATTGTTTGGCCAGCGCACCCTTTTTGTCTCAGACTGTGGTTTACACTCTTCTCTGTGTCCCTAATTCACAGTTCTGCATTTGCTTCTTAAACCCATCACTTGTCCCTGAGATGGACACACATGCCACTCTGgtccaccactcctccatttcTCTTTGCCAGTGACCATCACACATTATTGCTCACCTCCGTCTTGGGGACCTGGCAGTTCATTGCTTGTCTCCATCTCTGTTACACCCATGTTTTCTCACCTGCTTGTCCACTTATCTCAGACCTTGGTGTCCCTGCCTTCACTATTTCGGCTTCAGCCCCCATTTGGAACCCTGCCTGCCTCCATTTGTGGTGCCCAgtcttctctgtatccctgattTGCAGTCCTGTACTTGCTTCTACACCTCCTGTCCATTACTTGTGCTACTCTGGTCCATAACTCCTCCATTTCTCTTTGCCAGTGACCACCACACATTATTGCTCACCTCCGTCTTGGGACCTGGCTGTTCATGACTTGCCTCCATCCCTGTAGTCCCCATCTTTTGTCTCCTTCTCGTCTTTCTGCCCACCCTGTGCTCTCCACGTTGTTCTGTCCCTAGAGCTCAGAGTAATTTGAAGATGTCTTGGGTGACTGCCTAGGTGCCCGGTGTGAGAGTAGGCACACCTCCTAGTCTAACTgcacgcacactcacacacactcccacactcTCACTCCCTCTCTGGTGTGAATTCGCACTGGAGGGGACTGTGATGTATTGTGTTAATCTACAATGACTCAGAttggacagaaaaatcaaatgATGCTGGTTAATAAAACACGAGCTGGCTTTCGAAATCATTTTTCTAGAAAGCCATATCCGTCGGATTCATTTTTTGCTTCAGACGACGGCTacatcttttcttttaattatgatgTCTCACATGCAATTGATCACCGAGCGCCCAGAttggacacaaaaaaaaaaaaagggcagagaagTAAGAAGGCGAGCCTTAACTCTGTTGGCCCTTAATGAATCCATTCAGGCTGGCCATTAGCAGCAACATCTGGGGGCCACGGTCAGCACGTCTGCAAGGAATGAGCTGGCTTCATGCAGCATGCGTGAGGTCCAGACCCTTCCGGGAATGTGGGCGGCAAGAGCAGCATTTCATTCCTGTAGGCTGATAATcattaagaaaggggaccggagggtgcgTTACAACTTCAGGGGGATCACACTTGTCAGCCTTGTCTGGGAAGGTCTATGCCAGAGTTCTAGAAAGGAGGGTCCGGCTGTTAGTCACACCTTTGATCTAGGAGGAACAATGAGAAGTTTGTCCCGgttgtggaacactggaccagcttttTACCCTTGCAGGGGTCTGAAGGGTTCATGGGAGTATGCCCAACTAGTTTACATATGAtgtgtggacttggaaaaggcatagGACTATGTCCCTTGGGGTCTCCTGTTGGCGGTGctttgggagtatggggtaccaggcTTGCTGTTGCAGGCAATTCGGTCCCTGTGCAAATGGAGCTTCCTTCGAAGGGTGTTTGGACTCTGGGTGAGGAGTGCAGACATTCAGAAGGGGCtcaaagtagagctgctgctcctccacacTGAAAGGAGGGGCTTCAGACATCTCATTAGGCTGCCTCCCTGGAAAGGTGTTTTTGGGGGGAACTTGGGGCAGATCCAGGGCATACTGGGTGGCGAAAACGGACGCCTGGGCATCATTATATCAGATTGAGTAAGTGgtagaaaatggacggatggttATCTAATCACCAAGTCCAGTGTATGTAAAGGTGGCGGGAGTCAGGGCATAGTGTGTATGGGCGCCTCCGCAGCAGGATCAGAGTCCCTGTGCACCCGCCACCACATGTGCCACATTCAGAGCCCAGAGTCCTGAATTTAATGctgacagcaaaacaaaaaatgttcaaagtGACTCCAATAACTGATAAGCACTGGCACTGCTCTGCAGCCTCGGGCATGGGGCCCAGGAGCCAATCTGTACCGATGCGCACACACGGATTCTGGTGCAAGAGCCTTGGCAGTAAGAATCAGAAACCTGAGTGCCATCTTTTGCACAAAAGAAATCTTTGGAGATGGCTTCAGCTGCACCCCCCACTCCCACGCAGGGGCTCGGGAAGGAGGCGGGAGCTCTGCTGCAGATACAGGTAAAGGATGCTGAGCACTCTGCCTGCCTGCCAGGGATGACCCCAAAGtagcttctttctctctttcataaATATTCATTAGGAAGCCCCCAGGAGTGATTATGCAACTAACAGTTACAGGGTTCTGCTGCTGCAATAAGAGCTCCAGCTATTCTCTGCAGGGGCTCAGGGACTGGAAACCCCTTTAGAAGAGGAGTGAGTAGCCATGTGACCCTGAGACCCccagatcacacacacacacacacacacacaaagagagcGCCGTAGTGCAAACTCCatgaattttcttttgtttcctgtTGACCCCTCCCTCGCTGGACCGGAGTGTGAGAGGAAACCCCGCGGGGCCGAGCCGTCCAGTGAGGGGCCCGTCGCGAGGCACGAGCGGGTGCGTGCGACTCCGCGGGGTTCCCCATTGATGGGCCGTTATGAAGGAGGAGACTTTTCGTCGCTTTCTCTTTATTGCACTGCGTCTGTCGCACCTGCGCCGTTCCGATTCCGTCCGGTGATTTGTTTCCCATTACCGCATTATGTTAATGATGCTGCTGACAATTCTAAAGAAGCGCTCTGATGGACACAGCATCTCGTGAGTCCCGTCGTGGGTGACCTACATACTCATCCCGGACCCCCGGTGACTTCCCGCTCTCCTTGCGATGCGGCACTGACAGGAGGCTACAACATCGTGCCTCTACGAGTCGGCTCTTGCAGATAATGGATCCCTCAGCCGCTGACATACTATATAACGTAACCCTTTAGGGTACAAAGCAAAGCACGTAAAAAGGAGGCTGATAGggacaagggggggggggggggggggggggggggcagtggtGGCGGCGGTGCAAACGGAGTCCCGCATGCTCGATCCCTAGGAGCAGGAAGTGCTGATAAACGCTTTCTTATGGATGCAATTAATGTTTCACACGCGGGGTTTCTCTCTCTTAAGATCTCTCGGTGAAAAGCGCCTGCGCAGCACGCCACCTGCCACGCTTTCCCGTAGCCGTCCACCTTAAGTAGGCGGCGTCAGATCCATCAGAGTGGGATTCCTGCCTTCGGCAGCGCGCTATATAAAGAGGCGGTGTGCGGCGAGTAGCGCATCTCCGCTCGAGTGGACAGAGACGGTTGCTGATAAAATCGCATGCGGGCGACTATGCGCTCGTTCCCCCTCAGATTTCCGTTGCTGGCTCTCTTGCTCCTGGAGGGCACATGCCAAGATTTTGGACAGACCCGCTTCATCTGCACCTCTGTTCCCGCGAACATGGACATGTGCGCCGCGACGATGCAGAACAGCGGGCTGGCCGAGGACCTGAAGAACACGGTCATGCAGCTGAGGGACACTGTCCTGCAGCAGAAGGAAACCATCATGAACCAAAAAGAGACGATCAAAGAGCTGACTGCCAAACTGAGCCGATGTGAGAGCCAGAGTATGACAGAGACCGTTCCGGGAGAAGCAAAAGCGGGTTCAAGGAGGAAGGAAACGGGATCCTCCAAAAACACCATGGGGGACGTATCGCGGGCACCGGCCGAAACGTTAAGCCAACTGGGGCAAACTTTACAGTCACTGAAGCAGCGGCTCGAAAACCTGGAGGTAAGTGGGCACGGACAGAAAGGGCAATGCTGCCAGAGGCATAGTGGGTCCTGAAAATGAAGGAATTGGGCTGGAGATTCACGGAGTAAAAATTCAGGTGGGAGGTGTGTAGGGGCGCGCGCGTTTTCAGTTTACCCGAATTATAATCGGACAGGTaagtggtttttttttgggggggggggggtggattgTACTAGGGTGCCTTTCCAGTTTACGAGGatgaatttcaaaagaaagatCATTTGGGAGTGTGATGGGGTCATGGGCCAGAGGATGACAATGTCGAGTGTTCGGTGGGCATTGAATTTGAAGCTAGGATTGGCGGAATCCTGTCCTTGAAATAAAAACGAGGAGACTGCTTATACATTTCGTTTCTCCCACCGCCACAAACTAGAAATCGTGGGAGGTATAAACGGGGATTTAAAGGTGTCGCAGCGGGTCCGGGGCTGGCAGGCAGTTTACTCTTGTCATCGATCATCCCGACACGGAAGAGGACAGGCTGCCCCctgtaaaaagattttttttttccactgcagCTTTGATGTGAACCCGCGATTCAGGGTAAACACATCCATGAGAGGACAGCCGACTTATCTCCAACAAATTTAGAGCCTTGATGCAACGAGCGGAGGCGATAAGCTCTAATCGAGTTAATCTCCTTTCGGACAGAAGAATCCCGAGCGGCGCGGAGTGGCATTGCGTGGCACGGAGTCGAACGTCCCGTCCTCACGCtgcggtgttttttttttccctctcctcTTGTCTTGCAGCCAATGAGCAGGAATAACGGATCGGCGCAAGCGAACAGCCTCAAGGAGCTCCTGCAGAGCAAGATCGACGACCTGGAAAGGCAGGTTCTGTCCCGGGTCAACAGTTTGGAAGAAGGGAAGCCCGGCTTGAGAAACGAGACCGAGCAGAGGGGCAAAGTGGAGTCGACACTCACCTCGCTGCACCAGAGGATAAGCGATTTGGAGAAGGGTGAGTGCTGGCCAGACGTTTGGTGTAAACCAACTTACTAGAATTTGGTACAGTTGTCATATTAATTACTACTCCCACTCCCACACCCACACCTCTGATAATCCCCAGTGCTTGTGTTCCAAGCAGATCTCGAGGTGCGCACGCACCTTCACGCACACTGCAGCTCTGGGAACACCTGGCCATCTTCCCGCAAGGCAGGGTcgttacaggtgatttaacatTTTGCTGTCCATTTACAGGTCAGAAGGACAACAGGCCACTTGATAAATTCCAGCTGACCTTCCCGCTGCGGACCAATTACATGTACGCCAAAGTGAAGAAGAGCCTGCCCGAGATGTACGCCTTCACCGTGTGTATGTGGATTAAATCCAACGCGTCCCCCGGTGTCGGCACCCCTTTCTCGTACGCGGTGCCGGGGCAGACCAACGAACTTGTGCTCATCGAGTGGGGGAACAACCCAATGGAGATCCTCATTAACGACAAGGTAAGCGGTGGCGGAGGGGAGGTGAGGCGGGGCGGGTGAGCTGTGCGCGTGCGCACGCCTGCATCGGGGCACTATAGCCGCGCTAAAGAAGGAGGCACGTGAGAGAAGGCGGCTAGTGATTGGCTGACCAGTCCAGTCTCTGCGCCCCGATTAATAACTGAAATATGACAATGTCCAAATTATAAAGCTGGATCAACGGGCATTAAACCTTACGTTGGACCCCCGTTATGCGATTTAACATACATAAAATAACTCGAGGGACCCTGCTATTCGATTTAAAATACGCCTAACAGCAAACTCAAAACTCCGATTGATTAATAAGTGCGAGACTTTGAAAATCTGAGCTATGGAGGGAGGAGGCTCAGCGGAGCTTCACGCTGAGAAAAGTCTCGGCTCGGTGCCATGAAGCGCCCACGAGATTCGTTATCAAGAAATCCGGCAGGGCTAAGCCTCCGCGCGGGACCCGTCGTTAGCGGGGGGCTTCAAACGAGAGGCGCCCCCACTTTGACGTCATGCTTCTCATTGCTCATAGGTGGCGAAGCTGCCCTTCATCATTAATGACGGAAAATGGCATCACATCTGCGTCACTTGGACCACCCGAGATGGTGTGTGGGAGGCATTTCAAGATGGCATGATGCGAGGCAATGGGGAGAATCTGGCCCCCTACCATCCCATCAAGCCACTGGGAGTACTGGTCTTGGGCCAGGAGCAGGTGAGTGGATGGTCTGTCTTCTTGATGAGTTGCAGAGCAGGATATTAAAGGGGGCGCTCCAAATACTAGAGAGGGGTTATGATGTGGAAACCTCCCAAAAATCCACCAAGTTAAGTTGATGGTGTGGGTGGGTGTGAGTGTTGCTTGGTGGCTGACATATTTTGGGGGGCTGAGCCAGGGTTGCCATAGAGAGGATGGCAACGTTCCATGTGTCCAAGCTGTTCTGACCACTCCACACTCCCATCGCTTTTCTTTTACAGGACACTCTGGGCGGGGGATTTGATGCCACCCAAGCCTTCGTGGGAGAGCTCGCCAATTTCAATATCTGGGACAGAAAGCTGTCACCTGGGGAGATTTACAATCTGGCCACCTGCAACAACAAGGCTCTCGTAGGGAACGTCATCTCCTGGTCAGAAAGCAATATCGACATCTACGGTGGGGCTACCAAATGGACATTCGAGGCGTGCCGTCAGATCAACTAGGCGACTCGCCATTCTCGCAAACCGGACAGCACTTACCCGGCatcccttttttgttttaatttattggatAACCGAAGGAAGGGAAATCAAAGTGACTTGCGTTCATCACTTTTtggcgttaaaaaaaaaaatcatttttggaaaGTCTGCCAGACTTTAACAACTGCTGGGCATCCGTACTCTAAGCGCTGCTGCCGCTGCGGGCAGTTTCATTCACAGTACAGGGAAGGCTACGCTTCATCGGACGACTCAAGCCGAGACCAGGCCATCTCCTACTTGGCACTGATGTGGGACCTGTGAGACCGACGGTCTCAAGCTTGTTGACCAGCACTGACCTGAGGCTCCCATCTCCTCAGACTGGACCATGTTTAAACATGGTCATCCAAGACTGGCACCCACCTGAGACATCATCATCAGTGCAGATGGGCACACATCCATAGCTTTGTCATCATGGACTGCTCACTTCAGACTGACATGGACTTGAGGTCTCACCATCACGGACCAGCATCTGTTTGTGACATTGTCCTTTTTTTCTCCATTGGCCCACAGTGGCACTAACCTGTAATAGACTGGCATATGTTTTGATGCGGTCATTAACAGATTGCTGCTATCATAATCGACTGGCACCAACCTGAAAGGTCATCAGTGCAGATGGTCACACAGCTAGAATCTTTGTCATCACGGACTGCTGTTGTCACCATCACATCAGACTGGCACTGACATGAGATCTCACTATCTTGGACTGGCATCTATTTGTGACCGTGCCCAATCCTCCATTGAGTCAGAGTGGCACTAACCCATTACAGACTGGCACATGTTTTAACCCAGTCATGACAGATTGTTGCCATCATAAAAGTCTGGCACCAACCTGAGAGACCTCATCAGTGCAGACTGGCACATGCCCATAATTTTGGGTAGCTGCTGTCCCAAATTTCCATCACCTCAGACTGGCATGGACTTTAGTTTTTATCATGATGTAGTGACAACTGTGTCTATGTCCAATTCGACGTCACCCCAGAGTGGCACAAACCTATGACAGACTGGCACATGTTTTAACATGTTCACAACAGATTGCTGTGATCATAAAAGACTGGCACCAACGTGATATGTCATCAGCGCAGAGGGGCACTCACCTGTAATTTTGTCATCATGGATTGCTGCTGTCTCCATCACAGCACAACTGGCACTGATTTGAGATCTCACTATCACGGACTGGCATCTGTTTCTGAATGGCACTGACCTATGACAGACTGGCACAGGCATTGCCACGTCATAACAGATTATTGCCATCTATAAAAGACTGACAACAACCTGATAAGACCTCATCAACGCAGAGGGGCACTCACCTGTAATTTTTTCAGCATGGACCACTGCTGTCTCCATCACACCACGACTGGCACTGATTTAAAATCTCACTATCATGGACTGGCATCCGTTTGGACCTTTCACCCCAGACTGGCACTGACCCAGGATTCCAAAATACAGACTGGCAATGACTTCATGGACCTCATATCACCACTGCCTGGCTGGCTTAAGAAGCCCACACTGTGAATAAACTGTGACCCCCTGAGGGCAAAGTCTTTTGTGCCCACTGCATGGGAGGGGCtttgttggtttatttattttgttttgttcacattttctcTTCTTTGCTTTTGCGCCTCGATGTGCAAAGTTTAATTGCCAACAAAAAATCCAATGCCTGAGTGCCTTGGGCCTGAACTCAAGTTTTTTGCTCCCGTCAGCTCGACATGGAGGTGTGCTTTCTTtcctgttctcttcttcttcttcttcattgctttctttttcatCGCTCTTGTACCAATG from Erpetoichthys calabaricus chromosome 14, fErpCal1.3, whole genome shotgun sequence includes:
- the nptx1l gene encoding neuronal pentraxin 1 like; this translates as MRATMRSFPLRFPLLALLLLEGTCQDFGQTRFICTSVPANMDMCAATMQNSGLAEDLKNTVMQLRDTVLQQKETIMNQKETIKELTAKLSRCESQSMTETVPGEAKAGSRRKETGSSKNTMGDVSRAPAETLSQLGQTLQSLKQRLENLEPMSRNNGSAQANSLKELLQSKIDDLERQVLSRVNSLEEGKPGLRNETEQRGKVESTLTSLHQRISDLEKGQKDNRPLDKFQLTFPLRTNYMYAKVKKSLPEMYAFTVCMWIKSNASPGVGTPFSYAVPGQTNELVLIEWGNNPMEILINDKVAKLPFIINDGKWHHICVTWTTRDGVWEAFQDGMMRGNGENLAPYHPIKPLGVLVLGQEQDTLGGGFDATQAFVGELANFNIWDRKLSPGEIYNLATCNNKALVGNVISWSESNIDIYGGATKWTFEACRQIN